DNA sequence from the Candidatus Fluviicola riflensis genome:
ACGGTCAACGTCCCGCCGTTCATGGATTCTTCCACCTCTACCATTGAGTTATTAACAACCTCATTTTGTAACGGTTAATGCTTTTTCGACTTAAATGTTCGGTACGATAGTTGTTTATTGTATCTTTCAACTAAGTAAAACTGCAACTTGCTATGAAAACACGTTGGTACTTAATGGTCCTTTTGTTGTTTGCCGGCCTTTCCGTGCAGGCACAAACCGATCAGGATAAAAAAGAAGTAATGCAACTATGCCTGGATCTTCCGGCATTACAACCTTATTTTCACACTGAGCAACCTGAACGTTTACCGATTATTATTAAAAATAACGGAAAAATCTCCCCAATTTCACTCAATAAATTTGGGAAACCTGTTGTTTACATGAGTCCGGATGATATTGATGCAAAAGGAACACTAACTGCCCTGGAATTTATGCGTTTTGAAGTTACCACCGAAAGCGCTACGATCATGCTCCGTTACAATATCGAAGGATTGATGGTAACCATCCTACTGAAAAAAGTGAAAGGCGTTTGGACGGTTACTGACAGCAAATTAGTTGAGCGTTAATCACAGAATTTTAAACGACATTTTTTTTACACCTGCGCAACAGACACTACCCATTTCATGCATAATATTTCCTTTACAGAACGGCTTATTCTTCGAAAAGTAACCGTTGAAGATGCCGATTTTCTCCTCGAATTATTCAATACACCTTCCTGGCTTCAATACATTGGTGATCGAAACATTCATACTGTTGAGGAAGCTGCCGAATACATTGCCAACGGGCCATTACCGTTTTATGCCAAACATGGTTTCGGATCTTACTGTCTTGAACTTCGGGATTCGGGCAAGCGAATTGGCATGTGCGGATTGTACAAACGCGACAACCTGAATTATTACGATCTGGGATTTGCTCTTTTGCCCGAATTTGAAGGAAAAGGTTACGCCCGTGAAGCGTGTGAGTTCGTGATCGAAGAATCGCGCGAGGCATTGAAACTTCAGAGTTTATTAGCGATTACCGATAAATCCAACCTCCGTTCGATTCAACTGCTGGAGCGTTTGGGTTTTGAATGGAAAGGCGATTTTTCGTTTGAAGACAATGGCGAAATACTCAATTGTTTTCAATTGCCACTGAGAGAAAAACCGGTTGCTCCACCGCTCACAATTGTGGTAACCAATGAACTTACATCGACGCAAAAAGAAGCTGTCCGTAAGATTTGGAACAATGTTTATCCCGAAAGCCTGGTGCTTCACACACCCGAAGATTTTGAGCGCTACCTTGAAACACTTGGCTGGAAACAACATTCCCTGATGGAGAATTTATCCGGTGAATTGCTAGCTTGGGGCATCACTTTTGAGCGTGAAAATGATCGTTGGTTTGCAATGATGCTGGATCCTTCGATACAAGGAACTGGAATGGGAACGGTATTATTGAAACGCATGCAAACAGGAAAATCGAAACTTTCGGGTTGGGTAATTGATCACAACAACGCTGTTCGTGCCGATGGAAAACCGTATCTTTCGCCTGTAGAGTTTTACCTCAAAAACAAGTTTACGCTGGAACCGGAAACCCGATTGGAACTTCCGTCTATTTCAGCAGTTTGCATTCGATACAACCATGAAAACAACTAGCATTGCAGAAGAAACGTTTCGTGCCATCAACGCACATGTAAACAAATCGTGCGCTGTTTTTAACGAAGATGAACTGGCGCTTTTCAACTCGTTGCTGGAAGTTCGTAAAGTAAAAAAGAAAACTTTTCTTTTGCAGCAAGGCGAAATTTGCGATTTTGAGGCTTACATCAGCAAAGGTTGTGTACGGAGTTATTTTATCAACGAAAACGGCTCTGAGGTCATTCTGCAATTCGGAATTGAAGACTGGTGGGTCAGCGATATTGCCAGCTTTCATGAACAACAACCCAGTAATCAGTTTATTGAAACGCTGGAAGATTGTGAATTGCTGGTACTTACTGTCAGCTCCAAGGAAGAACTGTTGCGACAAATCCCGAAGTTTGAACGCTTCTTTCGCCTGATGGTGCAACGCAACCTAACAAGCCTGCAACACCGACTGATGAATACCATTTCGCTGACCGCCGAAGAAAAATACCTTGATTTCAGCAAACGGTATCCGGCAATCGCACAACGTGTTCCGCAATTGCAAATCGCTTCTTATTTGGGAATGTCCGCCGAGTTTTTGAGTAAGGTCCGCACACGCCTTTCAAAAAAAACGCTATAGAGTCCCGCTCATATGACTTTACTTTTTTCTTGATAAAAAAGTAAACCAAAAATCAAGGCTGTAAGTCCCGATCTTGAGAACTACGGCTTATCAAGCTATCTCAACCCAACTCGCAAACGTCATTAACGATTATCCTCTTCGCGGATAACCGATGACTGAGCTCAAACAGGGCCTCGATTGAGCTTAATTTCACCTTATTCTCTTATGATCGTTACTTAATGCCATTGGAGTTGATAGAAATCATCTGTGAAAATCTGAGTCATCTGTGGTTAAAAAATCATATCCAAAATCCATCCCGGCTCAATTTCTTGTCCCAGTTCAATGCACAGCTCTTTTTAGCGCCGTTACTTTGTCATATAAATAAACAATGCCAATTAGCGCATCCATTCAATAACTTATAATTCATATCACATGGCAACTAAAACATGGGCAATTGACCCGACACACACAGAGATTGGTTTCAAAGTAAAACACATGATGTTTACAAACGTATCCGGAAGATTTGATCAGTTTAACGGGACGATTGAAACCCAGGACGATGATTTCGCGAACGCAAATGCTACATTTGAGGCTGAAACAGCTTCTGTGAATACAGGAAATGCTGATCGTGACAATCACTTAAAAAGTGCTGATTTTTTCGACGCAGAACAATTCCCGAACCTTGAGTTCAAAACAACTGAATTCAAAAAGGTGGACGATAATAACTTTAAAATTTCCGGTGATTTAACCGTTCATGGCGTTACAAAACCGGTAACCCTGGATGCAGAATACAGCGGTTTGATGACCGATCCCTGGGGAAATACCAAAGCTGGTTTTTCAGTAAACGGAAAATTCAGCCGCAAAGATTTCGGACTTACCTGGAACGCTGCGCTTGAAACCGGTGGTGTTTTGGTTAGCGATGATGTACGCGTAAACATTGAAATGCAATTGGTGAAGCAAGCATAGTCAGATTTGTTCTGATGAAAAAAGCCCTGAACAGTTCGACGGTTCAGGGCTTTTTGTTATTTGTCTAAATTTCTATCAACTCAATTTTGTCAAAGCTGCTCTCAAATTAGAAATCACTCCCTGCACATCTTCCAGCTTACAGGTTCCAACCGAAAGGCGGTACCAGCTTGAATCGGAAGATGCGCCAAAGGCTGAAAAAGGAACAATCGCCACTTTGGCTTCGTCGAGGATATATTTTGTGACATCACTTGTTGTTTCCAATACATTTCCTTCGGTAGTAGTTTTTCCATGCAGTGTAAATTGCACTGTAAGGTAAATTGCGGCTTCCGGAGCAATGGCATCAACCGAATGGCCCTCTGCTTTCAAGGCCTGAAAACCTTCGTAGAAACCAACCAAACGATCATTGATTTGTGTTTTGATTGCATTCAGGAAGTTGTCGTATTGTTCCAAATCACTCAGATAAGTCGCGGTAGCCAATTGTTCTGCTTTTGGCGCCCAAGCTCCAACGTGTGTGAGAATCGATTTGATTTTATCGGTGATTACTTTCGGCCCCATTGTCCAGCCAACACGAACTCCGGTGGCAGCCAATGATTTGGAAATTCCATCTACGAACAACGTATAATTGCGCATTTCAGGCCGTAACGAAACCGGATTGTAATGTTCCGTTGTTCCGAAGGTCAATGGCCAGTAAATTTGATCATACATCACGTAAAGTGGTTTTTTACCGGAAATTTTACGGACGGCATTTTCAGCCAATACCAAATCACAAATAGCTTCCAGGTCCGATTTTTTGAACACCGTTCCCGTAGGATTTAACGGTGAACACAACGCCAGCAAATTTGCTTCGGGAATGTACGGAGCAATCTCTGCCGCAGTAGGCATGAAATTATTTTCCGGCGACGTTTGGATCAACACCGGTTTGGCATTGTTGAGGTACGTATAATGATTGTTGTTCCATGACGGAACCGGGAAAACTACCGTATCATCTTCATCTACCAATGCTTTGAAAATGGTATAAATAGCAGGACGAGCACCGCCTGTAATCACAATTTCATCGGGTTTGTAATCCAAATCACCCCGTTCTTTCAGCAAACGCGAAACGCTGTTACGCAACTCGAGCATACCGTCGGCAGCAGGATAATTGGTTTGATCGTTTTCGTATTCGGCAATAATAGCAGTCTTCAGCTCAGCAGGAATCGGGAATACCTTCGGATTAAAATCCCCAATGGTCAAATTAAAAATATGTTCGCCCTGTTTGATTTTCTCATTGACTTCACCCGCCAATTTGATGATTTCGGAACCGATAATGTGTTGGGCAAGTTTCGACACCTGCAAATCTGACTGATCGATAGTTGTATTGCTCATTGCTTGAAATAAAACGATTTGAGACAAATGTATTTAGAAAAAAGCATCCAACAATTTGAATTGTGCGGAATGGAATGGAATTGGGATTGAAAAACGGTTTTTTTGTACTGAAACAATCTGATTTTAAACCTGGGAAGCGAGCACGTAATATTGCAAATTTACGTGCCAATCAATCACACGTAAATTTGCAATATTACGTGGGCTGTTTGATGTTCTGCATCCTGCTCAAATTCAAGCTTTCACCGCATTCATCGTCTCCAAAAATGCCTCCACAGGCTGCGCTCCCGAAACCGCGTATTTACGATCAAATACAAAAAACGGCACACCTCTTACTCCGATTTGCTGTGCTTCCGCAATATCGCGCTGTACATCTTCCATGAATTGATCTCCGGTGAAAAGCATTTGAATCTCCTTTTCCGGAATACCAACTTCTACTCCCAATTCGGCAAGAGTGATATGATCGGCAATGTCTTTTCCTTCAGTAAAATACGCGTGAAACAACCGTTCTTCCAGTTCATTTCCGACTCCGTGCTTTTTTGCTAAATGCGATAAACGATGTGCATCCAGTGAATTGGCAACAACTGCATGATCGAAACGGTAATCCAAACCGACTTCTTTAGCGGCGTTTACCACATTTTCGTGCATCTTAACCGATTCCTGGTAACTGATTCCTTTTCGGTCGGCGAGATATTGATACGGATTTTCTTTTCCGTTGGCTACAAGATCCGGATCAAGTTGAAAACTTTTCCATTCGATCTCGAATTTCTCTGAGCCGGGAAACTGTTCCAATGCCTGCTCTAAGCGACGTTTCCCGATATAACAAAACGGACACATTACATCCGACCAGATTTCAATTTTCATGGGTTGTTTTAAGAAGTCAAAGGTACGTGAGAAAAAGCTAATAGAACTTGAATTTGCATTACTTAACAATACCCTGAGTACGCATCCAATCAAGCATTTTCGCAAGCGCCCGAGGCGAAAAGGTTTGCTCAATTGCACCATACTCACTTGGCGAACCGGTTTCACATTCCTGGAACAGATGATTGAGTCCGTCTAAGATGTACAATTCAATGTGTTTTTCTTTCTTCCCGCGTTCTACCCAACCTTCATTTAAGGCTTTTTCAATGGCTTCGATGTTTTCTTTAGCCGGAACCTGTAAATCTTTGCTTCCGTTTAATGCCAAAACCGGACACGTTACTTTGCGCAAAGCAGGTCGTGGATCGTAACGGATAAATTCTTTCATCCATGGATTATCAACACCGGGTAAAATTTCCGCAATCATCTCTTCCGTACTTTTGCTTTTCATTGAATCCGGAAGTGCGTTCAATTGTGTTTCCAGATACGATTTCAACTCGGCAGTCGTTGCGCTTGCATCCTGCTCTTTTGCTACAATCTCAAACAGGCCTTTACTAATTGTTGCGTTTTCCTCGATGTCTGCTTCGGAAGCTCCCTCCGCACGGCCTATCAGGGCTTGTTGCAATGCTAAGATTTCAGATCCTGGCAATCCGGGTCCGGCCAGCATAATGATGAACGCGACGTCTTTATTTCGGGCTGCAACCATTGGTGCGATTATACCGCCTTCGCTGTGCCCCACAAGCCCGATCTTTGATTTGTTTACTTCTTTTCGTTGTTTCAGATAATTCAATGCGGCTTCTGCATCGGTTGAAAAATCGGTAGTCGTTGCCAAACCGAAATTACCGGTAGATTTTCCTGCTCCACGATCATCATAGCGCAATACACCTACTCCATTTCGGGTCAGGTAATCAGCAATGACGGCAAAGGGTTCGTGTCCTAAAATTGTTTCATTACGATCTTGCGGTCCACTGCCCGAGATCAATACTACAACCGGAAACTTCCCTTTTTTAGCGGGTAAACTCAACGTTCCGGCCAACGTTATACCGGCCGATTTATTCTCAAAAGTTACCTCTTCGGTATAATACGGAAACGGCTCTTTGGGCTGTTGCGGTCTGTTGGACATCGCTGATAATGTAGCATCATGGCCCAGCACCAAATCCAATGATTGTCCGCCCTGATGAAAGGTCCCGATTATTTTTTGTTCGGCATTCAGTTTACCTTCAAAGCGCGCAGCGATTGTGCTTAAATTTAGAATCACCGAATCATCATTGATTTCCGTTTTATCGACAACTATCCCAATGGCTTTCTGGCTTGGGCTATCCATCGTGGAAGTGTATCCCTGATCTGTTTTAGCTATGTGAAATACCAATGGCAATTTCATCCCACTCACCGACAATTCGCCGTACCAATCGCCGGTAAATTCTTGTGAAAAACTTGCGCCAACAAGCAACATCCATGTAAAAACCAAGCCTATTCTTTTCATTGTTCGAATCTATATTAAACATAAAGCAAAATGGACACTACCTGAGTAATATCCATTTTATAAAGTTCGGCTAAGTTTTCGAATAATCGCTATTTATTCTTGTTTATGAAACCGGCACATCAAACGCCTCATCCTGCGCATTCGGATTGTTTTGTGGTGCATCTTCCAAATTTTTCGGTTTACGTTTCATCATGATCAACGCCGTAATCAATGAAACAAGCAATCCAACCGGTAAGATTTCCATATAGGTAACCATGGCATTGAAAAACGGGTTCTGATACATTTTTGCAAAATCAGCCATTTCTTTGATTTGTTGATCAATCACAGCCTGACTCGCTCCCGATTCACGCAGTTGGTCAATCATATATGCACTGTATTGCTCAATAAAATCAGAATCGCTTCCAAAATAATAACACAGCCAAACAAGCACATACACACTGGAGGCTACCAATGAAATCAGGAAGCCCATTTTGAATGCTTTTCCAAACGAAATGAAGCCACCTAACGTTTTATCGCGGTAATTTTTCACAGCCACAACGATCATAGAGAATGCCAACAACATGATCAGGTAACCGTATAGCATACCGTTTTCCATACCTATGCAATCCTCACCTAAAAATATCATCCCCAAAAACCAGGCGACGCTAATAAACCCGGAAATCAATCCGAAAACAAGTACATTTTTTCCCATTTCTCTTCTTTTTAAATTTCACACAAATGTGCCGTCACTTACCCGAAAACAGGTCATACTTTCGGGTGATTTATACTAAAACAGGCGCATTCACCCTAAAGTAGTACTCTTTTAAGGAATGAGCAACAAGCGCTTTCCTTTTTCAATGGCTTGTGTTCTGCGGCTGACATCCAGTTTCTCAAACAAACGTGATGAATGCGTTTTTACGGTGTTCAGCGAAACAAACAATCGATTGGCGATTTCCTGGTTACTGCAGCCTTGCGCCATCAGTTCCAATACTTCCAGTTCCCGCTTACTGATTCCTAATTCGTTGAGCGTTGTTTCGTTGAGTTGAAAATCAGCTACCGGTGAAATAAATATTTCACGCTCTACAATCACTGTTTTGGGTTTGGTAAGTTTCAGGGCAAGCCAGATTCCCAAACCGGTAAACAAAATGGCAATTGCTCCGATATACACTTCTATTGCATTATCTAAAATAAGAAAGCGTAGTTCCAGCCAACGCAACAACACCAACATTCCAGCCAGGGAAACCCCGGTAAGCAAAATGGTGCGGTATTGTTTCAGGAATATTCTCATGTGTTGGTTTTCAAAGCAAATGTATCAAATCCTATGGCAACAAAGAATTTTTTTAAAAGCTGATGTAAGTCAGATTTTAACAGCGCGTGATCTCTAACTTTGTAAAAAACAGAGTATGGAAGATTCAAAAACCAAATTACTGGGTCGAATAGAAGAAAAATTCAATGCCATCGACCAAAATCCTGAAACACATCTGGAAGGTCTTATTTGGGCAAAACCTATCACTTATTGGGATTACATCCATACCGATTCATTACTCAATCTTCAAATTCAGCGCACTACGCTCCCTGATGAAATGGTCTTTATCATGTACCATCAAATCAATGAGATCATTTTTAAGATGATTTTATGGGAAATGGATCAGGTGACAAATCAACCAACGGTCAGTGCTCATTTCTTTACGGAAAAGCTCAACCGGATCAGCCGTTATTTTGATATGCTGTCTTCTTCTTTCTCGATCATGCAGGAAGGAATGGATACAGAGCAATATCTTAAGTTTCGAAACACATTAACACCAGCCAGCGGTTTCCAGAGCGCACAATACCGGCTTATAGAGTTTGCTTCAACCGAGTTGATCAACCTGATCGATTTCCGGTTCAGAACCACGATTGACCGCAATACCTCGTATGAATACGCCTACGATCATCTTTATTGGCAAGCCGCCGGAAAGG
Encoded proteins:
- a CDS encoding Crp/Fnr family transcriptional regulator produces the protein MKTTSIAEETFRAINAHVNKSCAVFNEDELALFNSLLEVRKVKKKTFLLQQGEICDFEAYISKGCVRSYFINENGSEVILQFGIEDWWVSDIASFHEQQPSNQFIETLEDCELLVLTVSSKEELLRQIPKFERFFRLMVQRNLTSLQHRLMNTISLTAEEKYLDFSKRYPAIAQRVPQLQIASYLGMSAEFLSKVRTRLSKKTL
- a CDS encoding aminotransferase, which translates into the protein MSNTTIDQSDLQVSKLAQHIIGSEIIKLAGEVNEKIKQGEHIFNLTIGDFNPKVFPIPAELKTAIIAEYENDQTNYPAADGMLELRNSVSRLLKERGDLDYKPDEIVITGGARPAIYTIFKALVDEDDTVVFPVPSWNNNHYTYLNNAKPVLIQTSPENNFMPTAAEIAPYIPEANLLALCSPLNPTGTVFKKSDLEAICDLVLAENAVRKISGKKPLYVMYDQIYWPLTFGTTEHYNPVSLRPEMRNYTLFVDGISKSLAATGVRVGWTMGPKVITDKIKSILTHVGAWAPKAEQLATATYLSDLEQYDNFLNAIKTQINDRLVGFYEGFQALKAEGHSVDAIAPEAAIYLTVQFTLHGKTTTEGNVLETTSDVTKYILDEAKVAIVPFSAFGASSDSSWYRLSVGTCKLEDVQGVISNLRAALTKLS
- a CDS encoding disulfide bond formation protein DsbA, encoding MKIEIWSDVMCPFCYIGKRRLEQALEQFPGSEKFEIEWKSFQLDPDLVANGKENPYQYLADRKGISYQESVKMHENVVNAAKEVGLDYRFDHAVVANSLDAHRLSHLAKKHGVGNELEERLFHAYFTEGKDIADHITLAELGVEVGIPEKEIQMLFTGDQFMEDVQRDIAEAQQIGVRGVPFFVFDRKYAVSGAQPVEAFLETMNAVKA
- a CDS encoding alpha/beta hydrolase; the encoded protein is MKRIGLVFTWMLLVGASFSQEFTGDWYGELSVSGMKLPLVFHIAKTDQGYTSTMDSPSQKAIGIVVDKTEINDDSVILNLSTIAARFEGKLNAEQKIIGTFHQGGQSLDLVLGHDATLSAMSNRPQQPKEPFPYYTEEVTFENKSAGITLAGTLSLPAKKGKFPVVVLISGSGPQDRNETILGHEPFAVIADYLTRNGVGVLRYDDRGAGKSTGNFGLATTTDFSTDAEAALNYLKQRKEVNKSKIGLVGHSEGGIIAPMVAARNKDVAFIIMLAGPGLPGSEILALQQALIGRAEGASEADIEENATISKGLFEIVAKEQDASATTAELKSYLETQLNALPDSMKSKSTEEMIAEILPGVDNPWMKEFIRYDPRPALRKVTCPVLALNGSKDLQVPAKENIEAIEKALNEGWVERGKKEKHIELYILDGLNHLFQECETGSPSEYGAIEQTFSPRALAKMLDWMRTQGIVK
- a CDS encoding helix-turn-helix transcriptional regulator, which gives rise to MRIFLKQYRTILLTGVSLAGMLVLLRWLELRFLILDNAIEVYIGAIAILFTGLGIWLALKLTKPKTVIVEREIFISPVADFQLNETTLNELGISKRELEVLELMAQGCSNQEIANRLFVSLNTVKTHSSRLFEKLDVSRRTQAIEKGKRLLLIP
- a CDS encoding tryptophan 2,3-dioxygenase, whose product is MEDSKTKLLGRIEEKFNAIDQNPETHLEGLIWAKPITYWDYIHTDSLLNLQIQRTTLPDEMVFIMYHQINEIIFKMILWEMDQVTNQPTVSAHFFTEKLNRISRYFDMLSSSFSIMQEGMDTEQYLKFRNTLTPASGFQSAQYRLIEFASTELINLIDFRFRTTIDRNTSYEYAYDHLYWQAAGKDHKTGKKSTLIQLFEEKYKDEFVRKIEQYNTSNLYTKYKSLSDEERTNPALIEAMRHYDYTVNITWVMAHYHAAEKYLRSDGNTTEATGGSDWRKYMLPKYQRRIFFPSVWSEEELAHWGVAESPNL